The Sandaracinus amylolyticus genomic interval CGCGCACGTCGCGCGTCTCGGGAAGGAGCGCGCGCCACGCGGGCATCGCGAGCCCGAGCGCGTCCCACGTGAGCGGGAACCGCTTGCTCTGCGTGAGCAGCGCCGCGCCGGGGTTCGCGACCGGCGTGCGCGCGCCGCGGAAGAAGCGCCACCACGCGCTCTCGAGCAGCAGGTTCGGCAGCCACTCCGCGGGGAAGAAGCGGAAGAGTGTGTCGAGCGGTGCGCCTGCGACGTGCGCGCGCCCGCGACGCCACGCGAGATCGTGGGGCCCGCACGGGAGGCCCTCGAGCCCGATCGCGCGCAGCCGATCGGCGAGGAAGAACGTCACCTGGCGATCGTCGTTGTACGCGGTCGCGTGCACCAGCCCGATGCGCGCGCCGACGCGCGTGGCGCGCGCGATCGACGCCGCGAGCGCGCCCCCGGGATCCCCCGCGGGGCGCGCGCCGGCGTGGTGCTGCGCGATCAGCGACGAGAGCGCGCCGCCCTCGATGAGCCCGCCGGGCACGTCGCTGTTCGCCTCGGAGATGCGCCACCCCTGCGGCGTCGGATGGAAGTCGAACCGCACGAACCGCGCGATCCCGGGCGAGGGCGCGCCGAGCAATCGCGCGCGCAGCACCGCGTGGATCGGAAGCGGCAGCGCGAGGCGCGCGATCGCGCGCGGCGACGCGAGGATGGCGCGCTCCGCATCGAGCAGCTCGCGCGCGAGCTCGAGCGCGAGCGCCGCGACGTGCTCCCACGTGCGACGCGCGATGCACAGCGCGTACGGCGCGATCACCGAGACGTCGCCGACCTGCGGATCCCACTTGTGATGATCGAAGATCAGCCGCCGCCGCAGCGCGGCGTGCGCCTCGGGTGCCAGCGCCGGGGTGCACGCGAGCGGGATCGGGATCGCGGCGTCGATCACGCGGGCAGACCCTGCGCCGCAACGACGACGCCTGCGCTCGCGAGATAGACCGACGCGGCGAGGATCGCGACGGCGCTCGACCGCGACGGCACACCGCGCGCGAGCACGCGCTCGACCGCTCCCGCGAGCACGACGAGCACGAGCGCGGGCCACGCCGCGACGACGAACGTCTCGATCGTGTGCGACAGCGAGACCCAGTCGCCCGCCGCTGCGCGCCCGCCGATCGCGCCGACCGCGATCAACAGCGCGCCCACGCGCACGCCGCTGCCGACGTCGCGATCGATCGTGATCGCGTCCGCCGCGCCGCCGACGAGGTGCACGCCGAGCCACGATCCCGCGAGCAGGATCGTCGCGAGCCCGCTCGCCGCGACGACGCACCACCACCCCGGCCCATCGCCCACGTTGCCGCCGGCGAACGCGAATCCCGCGCCGATGGTCGCACCCGCGAACGCGGCGAGCGCAGCTGGATTGCGACGCTCGAGCACGTCGTCGCGCAGCGAGAGCCCGAGCAGGTGGAACAGCGCGACCGTCGTCCCGAGCCACGCGAGGCCCATCACGTCGTAGAAGAACGTGTACTCGACGCTCGTGCGCACGTCGGACGCGGAGATCGTCGCGAGCGTCCCGTGCACCACGACCAGCGCGAGCGCGAACGCGACCCACACCCAGCGTCGCGTCGCCGTCGGCGCATGGAGCGACGAGAGCGACATCGTCGGCACGAGCGCGCGCCACAGCGTGATCGCGGCGACGACGCCCGATGCGACCAGCACGAGGGTCTCGTCGTCGGACACGCGAGCAGTCTACGCGGACGCGAGCGGATCTCGATACAGCGCGTCTCGCTCTCACGCTCGAGCGCGAGGTACTCGGCGTAGCTCATCCGCGCCATCACGATGGATCTAGCAGCCGCGCGCCTTGCGACGCTGGGATAAGCTCCGCGCGTGGCGGATAAGAAGGACAAGGCGCGTCGCACCGTCGCGATCGGGCTCGTGGGCTCGACGCTCGACGCCGGGCTCGGCCCACGGCGCTGGGAGAAGTGGCGTCCTTCGGTCGCGCTCTGCGCGCAGCCCGAGCTCGCGATCGATCGCTTCGAGCTCCTCTTCCAGCCGAAGTTCGAGGCGCTCGCGTCGCAGGTCGCGACCGACATCGGGGAGATCTCGCCGCGCACCGAGGTCCGCTCGCACCCGATCGAGATCGAGGACGCGTGGGACCTCGAAGAGATGTACGGCGCGCTCTACGACTTCGCGCGCGACACGCGCTTCGACGCCGAGCGCGAGGACTACCCGCTGCACATCACGACGGGCACGCACGTCGCGCAGATCTGCCTCTTCCTGCTCTGCGAGTCGCGGCACTTCCCCGCGCGCCTCGTGCAGACCTCGCCGCCCGTGCGCGGCGAGGAGAGCAAACACGGCACGCACCGCATCGTCGACCTCGACCTCTCGCGGTACGACCGCATCGCGCGTCGCTTCAGCGCGGAGCGCGTCGAGGCGCGCACGTTCCTCAAGAGCGGCATCGCGACCCGCAACGCGACGTTCGATCGCATGATCGAGCGCATCGAGGTCGTCGCAGCGCGCTCGCGCGAGCCGATGCTCCTCATGGGCCCGACCGGCGCGGGCAAGTCGATGCTCGCGAAGCGCGTCTACGAGCTCAAGAAGGCGCGCCAGTCGCTGCGCGGCGCGTTCGTCGAGGTGAACTGCGCGACGCTGCGCGGAGAGATGGCGCACTCGGCGCTGTTCGGGCACGTGAAGGGCGCGTTCACCGGAGCCGCGGACAAGCGCGAGGGCCTCTTGCGCCGCGCCGATCAGGGGCTGCTCTTCCTCGACGAGATCGGCGAGCTCGGGCTCGACGAGCAGGCGATGCTGCTCCGCGCGATCGAGGACAAGACGTTCCTGCCGCTCGGCTCGGATCGCGAGGTGAAGAGCGAGTTCCAGCTCATCTGCGGAACGAACCGCGATCTGCGCGCGCGCGTGAGCGAGGGGAAGTTTCGCGAGGATCTCCTGGCGCGCATCGACCTCTGGACGTTCCGCCTGCCCGCGTTGCGCGAGCGACGCGAGGACATCGCGCCGAACCTCGACTACGAGCTCGACGCGGTGAGCGCACGCCTCGGCACGCGCATCTCGATGTCGAAAGAAGCGAGGGCGCGCTTCCTCGGGTTCGCGGAGAGCCCGCGCGCCACGTGGCCGGGCAACTTCCGCGATCTCGACGCCGCGGTGATGCGCATGGCGACGCTCGCGGACGGCGGGCGCATCGACGTCGCGATCGTCGACGAGGAGATCGCGCGGCTCGAGGACGCGTGGACCGAGAAGGTGAGCGCGCAGAGCGCGGGCGAGGTCGATCGCGTCGAGGAGACGCTCGGCCCGGAGCGCGCGTCGGGGATCGATCGCTTCGATCGCGTGCAGCTCGAAGAGGTGCTGCGGGTGTGCGCGCGCAGCCGCTCGCTCTCCGAGGCGGGACGCACGCTGTTCGCGGAGTCGCGCAAGACGCGCACGACGATCAACGACGCGGATCGCCTGCGGAAGTACCTCGCGCGCTTCGAGCTCGACTGGGACGCGCTCGTCAAGCGCTCGGGGTGATGGCCTTCGCGCGCAGCAGCTGGGTCGGCGTCATCCCGAACGTGCTGCGCATCGTGCGGCTCAGGTGCGCCGCGTCGGCGAACCCCGAGCGCGCGGCGATCGTCGCGATCGGATCGCCGCTCGACGCGAGCGCGGCGAGCGCGCGGCGCACCCGGAGCCACAGCACGTAGCGCCGCAGCGGCGTGCCGACGTCGCTCGTGAAGAGGTGCGTGAGGCGCGTCGGGGACACGCCCGCGCGCGCCGCGAGCGCGGCGAGCGCGACCTCGTCCTTGCCGAGCTCGCTCTCCTCGAGCCATCGCAGGAGCCGCGCGACGCGCGCGTCGATGTCGGTGCGTCCCTCGCGCACGCCGAGCGCCTCGAGCACCTGCGTCGCGGCGATCGGCGAGCCCGCGTCGCGCGCACCGAGCCCGTGCACCGCGGCGTCGCGCACGGCCTCCGCGATCGACGCGGGCTCCTCGCCGAGCACCGACGCGAGACCGGCGCCGATCGGGCTCGCCGGCTCGACGTAGAGCACGACGGTCGGCGCTTCCGCGCGCTCGATCGCGTGCGCGACGTTCGAGGGCACCCAGATCCCCGCGCCTTCGACCCGCGCGCGCCCGACCTTCGCGCCGACGTGGCCGCGCGTCGCGAGCACGACGTGCGCGGCGTGGTGCGCGTGCGCCGCGGTCGCGCCCACGGCGTTCCACACGAGGAGCTGCTCGGGCCAGCGGTGCATGGACCCAGCGTAGCGGACCGCGCGGATGGACGAATCGTCTACTCGAGCGCGCTCCAGCAGACGATTCGTCCATCGACAGCGCGCGAATCAGCCGATCGCGACGTTCTCCCCCGCGCGACGCCACGCCCGCGCGAACCCACCGCTGAGCACGAAGCGCGGGAACGTCACGAGCTGCTCGACGAAGAGCCGCGCGATCACGTCGAAGGGCCCGCGGAACGGCAGCGGCCCGACCTGCTCGCGCTTGTGCCCGCGACCCTGCGCCGCGACCGCGATGACGATCAGCGCCACGCCCCCGAGCGCGCCGAGCGGCGCGCCCGAGAGCGGCGCGAGCACCAGCGTCGCGAGGCCGCTCCAGAAGAGCGGCGCCGTGATCGCGTGGATGAGCAGGTTCGTGCGGTCCGCGTGCCCGCTCGGATAGTGCGACCACTGCCACGAGAGGAGGCTTCCACGTTCGTCGTCCATGACGCGATCCTGCCGTCACGCAGGCACCGCGGCTTGAACGGAACGGTCGCAATCAGTCCACCAGGGGTGCTCGGCCGCGGAGGGCCCGCACGGGAGCGTGCGGAGCGCGCGGACGGGGAGGACCCTCCGTGGCCGAGCCGAGCCATGCGCGCGGGCTCAGTCGAACGTGATCGTCCCCGTCGCGTCGGTGCGCTTCACCCACAGCGCGCGCTCGGTCGCGTCGTACCAGAAGCCCGACGCGCTCGCGTCGAGCGCGGCGCGATCGTCGCGCGCCTCGAGCGCTGCGCCGTCGGCGGCGACCGCGGTCGGTGCCGCGTCGGCGCGCACCCGCACGATCACCGACGCGCGCGCCGGCGCGAACGTGATCGAGCCTTCGCTCGCGGTGATCGTCGTGATCGCGTCGTCCGGCTCCTCGCGCAGTCGGAACGACGACGTCTCGCTCGACGGCCACACCAGCACCGTCAGGAACCCCTCGCTCGCCGCGCTGCCGATCCCGTTCGCGTCGCCGTCGACGTGCATCGGCACGATCGCGCCCTCGCGCACGAACACCGGGATGCGCACCCGCGAGCTGCCGACGTCGTAGCCCTCGAGCGTCGTGCCGCCATCGATCGCCGCCGCGCCCGGGGCCCACCAGTCGTACCACCGCGCGCCCGCCGGCAGCGCGACGTCGCGCGTGCTCCCGCTCGCGATCAGCGGCGCGACGAGGAACGCCTCACCGACGACGTAGCGCCAGTCGTCCGCCCACGCGGCCTCGTCGCCCACCGGATGCACGATCACGCCGTCGGTCGCGTAGGCCTCTTCGGTGATCGAGTACCAGTACGGGACCATCGCGTGGTGCAGCGTCGCCCAGTAGCGCCACACCTCGACCGTCGCCGCGCGATCCTCGTCGGTGCCGGGCACGGTCCACGGCGCGAGGTTGCCGCGCCCGTGCAGCTGCAGGAACGGCATCATCCCGCTCCACGCGGTCCAGCGCTGGAACGTCTCGACGTCGAACGGGATGACCGTGGTCAACATCTCGTCGTCGCGATCGAGGTATCCGCCGATGTCGCTGCCGAGCACGACGTAGCCCGCCTCCGCGGAGCGGAACGTGTGATCGAGCGCGTCGATCAGGCCGAACCAGTCGCGGCGGTTGTCGCCCATCCACACGACGGGCGCGTGCTCGGGCCGCGCGTGGAAGCGCCCACGACGGTCGTAGCTCTCGTCCCACGCGCGCACCATCGTCGTGAACTCGGGCCCGCGCCGCGACACGCCGTACGCGAGGAAGTCGCGGTAGTACTCCTCCGCGTAGCGCTGGTGCGGCACGTCGCCCTCGTCGGTCAGCAGCGTCGCGTCGGCCTCGAGGTAGCTGTCGCCGAAGTCGAGCTTCCAGCCGTCGAGCCCGAGATCGAGCAGGAAGTCCTGCTGCGCGTGCCACCACGCGCGCGCCCGTGCGTCGAAGAAGTCGACGCTCGCGCCCTGGCCCTTCCACCACTCGTAGAGCTCGCCGTCGTTCACGAAGAAGTCGCACGCGACGCCCTCGAGGTAGTTCGGCGCGGGACCGCGGTACGAGTCGCCGCCCATCTCGAGGTCGTACGAGCGACGGTTCACGAACGCCGTGGTCCACAGCACGACGCGCACGTCGTCCTCGTGCAGCGTCTCGACGAGCGATCCGAAGTCGCCGTAGCGCTCGGGGTTCGGGCGGAACGTCGTGTACTGCGAGTCCCACGGCGAATCGAGCACCACCACGCCGACCGGGATGTCGCGCTCGCGGAACCCCGCGACGAACGCGAGCGTGTCGTCGCGATCCGAGATGTCCTTGGAGATCCACGGCTCGAACGCCCAGCGCGGCGTGCGGCGCGGCGGATCGGCGAGCGGCGCTTCGGGCTGCACGTCG includes:
- the rtcR gene encoding RNA repair transcriptional activator RtcR, which produces MADKKDKARRTVAIGLVGSTLDAGLGPRRWEKWRPSVALCAQPELAIDRFELLFQPKFEALASQVATDIGEISPRTEVRSHPIEIEDAWDLEEMYGALYDFARDTRFDAEREDYPLHITTGTHVAQICLFLLCESRHFPARLVQTSPPVRGEESKHGTHRIVDLDLSRYDRIARRFSAERVEARTFLKSGIATRNATFDRMIERIEVVAARSREPMLLMGPTGAGKSMLAKRVYELKKARQSLRGAFVEVNCATLRGEMAHSALFGHVKGAFTGAADKREGLLRRADQGLLFLDEIGELGLDEQAMLLRAIEDKTFLPLGSDREVKSEFQLICGTNRDLRARVSEGKFREDLLARIDLWTFRLPALRERREDIAPNLDYELDAVSARLGTRISMSKEARARFLGFAESPRATWPGNFRDLDAAVMRMATLADGGRIDVAIVDEEIARLEDAWTEKVSAQSAGEVDRVEETLGPERASGIDRFDRVQLEEVLRVCARSRSLSEAGRTLFAESRKTRTTINDADRLRKYLARFELDWDALVKRSG
- a CDS encoding helix-turn-helix transcriptional regulator, translated to MHRWPEQLLVWNAVGATAAHAHHAAHVVLATRGHVGAKVGRARVEGAGIWVPSNVAHAIERAEAPTVVLYVEPASPIGAGLASVLGEEPASIAEAVRDAAVHGLGARDAGSPIAATQVLEALGVREGRTDIDARVARLLRWLEESELGKDEVALAALAARAGVSPTRLTHLFTSDVGTPLRRYVLWLRVRRALAALASSGDPIATIAARSGFADAAHLSRTMRSTFGMTPTQLLRAKAITPSA
- a CDS encoding glutathionylspermidine synthase family protein, producing the protein MIDAAIPIPLACTPALAPEAHAALRRRLIFDHHKWDPQVGDVSVIAPYALCIARRTWEHVAALALELARELLDAERAILASPRAIARLALPLPIHAVLRARLLGAPSPGIARFVRFDFHPTPQGWRISEANSDVPGGLIEGGALSSLIAQHHAGARPAGDPGGALAASIARATRVGARIGLVHATAYNDDRQVTFFLADRLRAIGLEGLPCGPHDLAWRRGRAHVAGAPLDTLFRFFPAEWLPNLLLESAWWRFFRGARTPVANPGAALLTQSKRFPLTWDALGLAMPAWRALLPETRDVREVDVASGEWVLKPVLGRVGDGVTIPGATAPREWARALRDVRRHPRAWIAQRSFETLAVSTPEGPMYPCLGVFVVDGAIAGAYARLSAHPRIDDRAREAGVLVSEDRVIEEPDVARA
- a CDS encoding TIM-barrel domain-containing protein, whose amino-acid sequence is MKDCRLVRGPRKCLLFVSCLLALACDPAESPVDAGTDAYVAPLECEVDVQPEAPLADPPRRTPRWAFEPWISKDISDRDDTLAFVAGFRERDIPVGVVVLDSPWDSQYTTFRPNPERYGDFGSLVETLHEDDVRVVLWTTAFVNRRSYDLEMGGDSYRGPAPNYLEGVACDFFVNDGELYEWWKGQGASVDFFDARARAWWHAQQDFLLDLGLDGWKLDFGDSYLEADATLLTDEGDVPHQRYAEEYYRDFLAYGVSRRGPEFTTMVRAWDESYDRRGRFHARPEHAPVVWMGDNRRDWFGLIDALDHTFRSAEAGYVVLGSDIGGYLDRDDEMLTTVIPFDVETFQRWTAWSGMMPFLQLHGRGNLAPWTVPGTDEDRAATVEVWRYWATLHHAMVPYWYSITEEAYATDGVIVHPVGDEAAWADDWRYVVGEAFLVAPLIASGSTRDVALPAGARWYDWWAPGAAAIDGGTTLEGYDVGSSRVRIPVFVREGAIVPMHVDGDANGIGSAASEGFLTVLVWPSSETSSFRLREEPDDAITTITASEGSITFAPARASVIVRVRADAAPTAVAADGAALEARDDRAALDASASGFWYDATERALWVKRTDATGTITFD